One stretch of Streptomyces sp. NBC_00443 DNA includes these proteins:
- a CDS encoding serine/threonine-protein kinase: MGTEGANFRVIAGRYRLEARLGRGGMGVVWQATDQLLGRRVAVKELPLDETLSAAEARRARERTLREAQAVAQLSHPHVIVVHDILEDDERPYIVMELVDGDSLADRMAAHGPVDAPEAARIGADLLSALQTAHAAGVLHRDITPANVLIENGTDRVVLTDFGIAQVAGATTLTESGSFVGSPEYTAPERMSDSRTGPASDLWSVGALLCAALSGESPFRRDSLSGIVLAVVSDEICPPAQAAPILPVVQGLLERDPALRLDAEAAERMLREFQDTGRVPAEKRFGRSVVRPVGGGEGSYSTRSKLATVVLVAAMAVAGVSAAALLVSRGGDGGVVPPSSTPGTSAGPTGTPSASGRPGTPSSSGGPGTASPSGRPDTASPSGRPDTASPSTKPGTVTPSGTPRPRPSSTPGAPTAPSHPRPPPPRHPSRRPTPDKAEISCELSHGSVTGKHSRWIPRRLPRYGWTHEQQRGSPLPVRRADKF; encoded by the coding sequence ATGGGGACCGAGGGAGCCAACTTCCGTGTGATCGCGGGGCGTTACCGCCTCGAGGCGAGGCTCGGTCGCGGCGGCATGGGTGTCGTATGGCAGGCGACCGATCAGTTGCTCGGACGAAGGGTGGCCGTAAAGGAGCTCCCCCTCGACGAGACGCTCTCCGCGGCCGAGGCCCGGCGAGCGCGTGAGCGCACGTTGCGCGAGGCGCAGGCGGTGGCGCAGTTGAGCCATCCGCACGTCATAGTCGTCCACGACATCCTGGAGGACGACGAACGCCCGTACATCGTGATGGAGTTGGTGGACGGCGACTCCCTCGCCGACCGGATGGCGGCGCACGGCCCCGTCGACGCGCCGGAGGCCGCCCGGATCGGCGCCGACCTGCTGAGCGCGTTGCAGACGGCCCACGCGGCCGGTGTCCTGCATCGCGACATCACCCCGGCCAACGTGCTCATCGAGAACGGCACCGACCGCGTCGTCCTCACCGACTTCGGCATCGCCCAGGTGGCCGGCGCGACCACGCTCACCGAGTCCGGGTCCTTCGTCGGCTCGCCCGAGTACACCGCACCGGAGCGGATGTCCGATTCCCGGACCGGCCCCGCATCCGACCTGTGGTCGGTGGGCGCGCTGCTGTGCGCGGCCCTGAGCGGTGAATCGCCCTTCCGGCGCGACTCGTTGAGCGGCATCGTGCTGGCCGTCGTGTCCGACGAGATCTGCCCGCCCGCGCAGGCGGCGCCGATCCTGCCCGTCGTTCAGGGCCTGCTGGAGCGGGATCCGGCGCTGCGGCTGGACGCGGAGGCAGCCGAGCGGATGCTGCGGGAGTTCCAGGACACGGGGCGCGTGCCTGCGGAGAAACGGTTCGGCAGGTCTGTCGTGCGCCCAGTCGGCGGTGGGGAAGGCTCGTACTCGACGCGCAGCAAACTGGCCACCGTCGTGCTGGTCGCCGCGATGGCGGTCGCAGGGGTGTCGGCGGCGGCCCTGCTGGTGAGCCGGGGCGGGGACGGAGGTGTGGTGCCCCCCAGCTCGACGCCGGGGACGTCGGCCGGCCCGACCGGGACACCGAGCGCCTCCGGCCGACCCGGTACACCGAGCTCCTCCGGCGGACCTGGCACGGCGAGCCCGTCGGGCAGGCCCGACACGGCAAGCCCGTCCGGCAGACCCGACACGGCAAGCCCCTCCACCAAGCCCGGCACGGTCACCCCCTCCGGCACACCCCGCCCCCGTCCGTCCAGTACCCCCGGCGCCCCCACCGCCCCCTCTCACCCCAGGCCGCCTCCACCCCGTCACCCCTCGCGCCGACCAACCCCGGATAAAGCGGAGATAAGTTGCGAGCTGAGTCACGGCTCTGTGACCGGAAAGCATTCCCGCTGGATACCGAGACGCTTGCCGCGATATGGATGGACGCATGAGCAGCAACGGGGGAGTCCCTTACCGGTCCGACGAGCCGACAAGTTTTGA